In Pleurodeles waltl isolate 20211129_DDA chromosome 5, aPleWal1.hap1.20221129, whole genome shotgun sequence, the DNA window AACTGTCACGGTGCATCCTGTGTGTAATAAGGCCCCAGACAGGTTTATTGTGTAACCTCTCAGGCAATGTTGAACACACGTAGAACAATTACCTTACAAAAGCTTATGGCAGTGATTCAGGCCAAAGTGCTCAAACGATCTCCTCACAGGTTCCACAGGCAATCTCAGATCGGAGTTTGAGGGAAGCAAAAGGCACAATTGATACCTTACggagaaaaaaagaacaagtttcgTGCAACATCCACCCAGATAACTCATAAACGGACACACACAGAAATGCCTATAGAGGCCAAACGAAATGCTTTGTAAAGATACAATTGTTACTTAGTTAAAGAAGAGGCAAAGGAGTGGTAAAACAACACCACACACTAATGGCCGTGCTCACAGCACAGACTTACACCACAAAAGGATGTCGACACAGGGCAAACCGCTTCAGAAGTCAGAACCGATCTCAAAAAGGTATTGTCCAACTAATTGTAATACAAGCAAAGTTTAGCCCACACAGGCACACTTCAACTAAGCAGCCCTGTTACTAATAGGTAGCTGTCCCAAAAGAGGTAAAGCTGCGTCAAAGCAAGGGGATGATGGCGTAAAGCACACTTTCTAGTTCGCTACAGTAATGATTGAAGATATAATCAGTATTTGTGAAAACCTTTCTTTGCGTTGAAATTTAAAACATACATTATCACCTGGATGATACATAAGACAAACCCACGCTGCTCTTCTTTACACTACCACACGTCCAACCCCTGGAACTCGAGCACAACCGAGGTTGCATGACACGAATTACAAATATATCTTTTGTAACTAGTGGCTCGTAAACGTCATAACATCACATTGTTAATTATCAAACCAACATATAGAAGCTAACTTTTGACTCATCTTGTCGGACTCTTCCAATATACGTCCGGGgtgataaaaaataataatcatacTTCTCTTCGAGAACTTGTCCAAAAGATGATGTAAAAAAGTGGCCCTTCTGTTCCTTTCGCGGACACACCTTGATTAGTGATGACCTGGGAGAGAGGGTTCTTTACAAGACTAATGCATAGTACTCACCCCACAATACCGATCGTCGTTAAATATCTGTGGAGGCAGAGGGTTTCCTTGGGCGGGTCTAAACTCTTGAGGAATGTTTctgtacatccactgcctctgatcTTCGGACATGGTGATATCAACCTCCTCGAACTCGATCTTGTTACCTTCGAGAAACCGCACCAGTTCCTGCTGCCTCTTCTTTATCTAGGAAAGCAACAGTAAAGCAATGAGTAGAACCCTACCACATAGAGGCCACTGCTGGGCATCACTTCTCGCTCACACAGGAGACCCAAAACTATAGCCCGCTATACCAGTCTAgtgtaaaaaacaggtcagaaccCATTCCACCCTGCTCACACTGCACCTTTTCGGAAAaaaaagcaacaagcatttgcaatggaatgggtatCGCGTTTGCTGGAATTACAGCTATTAGcaatgtaaattcctaattggactttgtTTGCCACAAATTGAAAATTAAAGGTAAAACATTTGACAGAagtaagccgattcaaagcgccatagcCACTGTGAGCGTCAGAAATGTATTGGATCCctccatgaatgtctagaaaggatcatggctgagATGAAAGGCAAAACGAAACCAGAGGAGGGTCCATCATAAGCTGTAACAGAAGGAAGCATgaggtagtgtgatggccaacagaaatgttcacttagttaaaatcgcctggggagggaactcagcacacaaaggagggacatttcacaaaaagcaCCAATAAAAACTAACCATTTAAGACACGCACAACaatgaatgaatagcaagagtgggtgtggttaaaagcccacagagagattataacaGACTAGAGCACTTgcgggctcgaccctaaaaagggagctAGCCAGCAGGAAGAAACAAAATTGCAAGGGGAAGTTATTCAGCAGTGATGTGGAGTAAACCAACAAGGTCAGATCAAAAACACTTGTATGCGAGTCTGATGAGTGAGTGAAAAAGAGAGAACATGGTTATTTAGTGCATGTTATGAGGCCTGGACAGATCCCTAGTGTGTTAAATTTCCTTTAGTCCTCTGAATAATATACTTAACTACCCAAGAGGGAGTTAATATAGTGTACAAACACTTCACTGAAaaaattggtgggggggggggggaagaggtgtctgtgtgtgtgtttcaatATAGTTAATGGGTagagaaccagcacttctcaggagcaaacaggtatgCTAAGCTGTGAGCTCTCAAACTGTGAACTTTAGACCCAGCACTTTGGTTGACCGCTGGGATTGTGAACTTTATGCAAGCACTCTAAGACATTCCGGAATCTGGGAAAACTCCCAGTGACAGCCAGAAGACTCAGGATAGTTATAAGGACAAACAATTTGGAATGAGAAATTATTTCCTGTGATGTTATTTTCCTCTTTGATCTCTTTAGCAGAGGGCGGTGATCATTATCACCTGGACAATTGTGAGTCTTCGCGGAGAAGAGCCACTTATCAATACTTGTGCCAGGTACTGTATAGATTGAGAATGGGCACAATTAGAGAGAAGATGAGAGGATAGAACTATTAAAGCTATGGCTTGAGAATCTAAAATATCTTTCTGCATCTTTTGTTTAAGCAACTGAACAGTCTATTCCCATTGATAAAGCCAGACAGAACTGGGTGACACATTTCACTATAAAGATCCAAGTGTCATTATTGATTATGGCCCCAATGCAGATTGGAAAGGGTCAAGAGTAAGATATTGGTGTGGGGTTGtggggggctgggaggttggaAGGGGACATCACTAATTCCCTAATTATTTATTTCTGGTCTCCTTCCCAAATGTTCCCTACCCCCAGACTCTTTACCTTGCTTGACCACTCTGTGCTAGTATAGCATTCAGAATTGGAGCGGTCAAGAGGTGATACAAGATTCAGTACAAGATGATCCTGAGGATTTGTCTGGCTCACCGGTTCCCATTGCTTGACTTACAATACCAGCCCAACACAATTGTCCTGCTCACTAACAAAAGAGGCCACTGCCAACTAGCACTGGCTAGACACAGCAgtccaccaccagccagcaagatcaGATAAATTAACAGGGAACGAAGATGCACAATAGTACAGGAAGACACAAAGCAATTTGATGCTGAATTCAGAGAAAAAGagtgacagagaaaaaaaaaacaaagacaaaaaaatactATACTCAGGCAACGGCACACTCAATCGAAGACCAAGATATGATAACAACAAAATAATCCGCCTCTGTAACTGCCCACACATGCCTAGATAAAAGCACAGGTAGGTCTTCAAGATCAAAAAGCCCGACATCCAACTCCAACATAGCAGACAGCAGTTATCGGAGAACCACCCCTCCTCCTAGCAACAATTAATTAAGGTCTTGTATGAAATAGCTCAGTGAGGAGTACAGACAAACAAGGCTAACAAgcttgcagcatcaaattaagcAAGGCCAACTCTTCACGAACATTCTTCTCTCAGAGGAATATCCACCACAACATCTACATCAACTTGGTGGTGAAACAAGGAAATATACTCATGTGAGATGAGGAAGCCCAGGTGACAAACATTTAAGGAGTACAAGCATACAGATACAGAGAAACCAGCAACAAGACCACCACAAGAGCAAGAGCACTGCACTGGGAACAAGCCGAAGAAAAAGAAGCAACATAAAACCAGCTTACAAATAGGATGAGTAAAACCAGTAGGACTGAAATGCATACTTCAGATCGGTATAGCTGTAGACCAGGAAATATCAAACTCCATGTAAATCCCAGGATTCACTCAGGACACAGAGCCCATCAAAGATTATGATGTCACAGAGAAATTTTGTGCCTGTAATTCTGCAATGAAGTCTTGTTTCCCTTCAGTACTGATCACCAACATTACAAACTTGCAACCTCACCACAACAAAAAGTGGCATCTAAGTCCAGCCAAACTTGTTAGCAGTAGGTATCAGAAATCCAACAGAGTATCAACAGGTGAATTCGTTTCAAAGCAGAAGTCTTCTTCAAAACCACATCTTAGCACACCAGAGAAAGACCTACATTATAAAAGAACCATCATAGACCCCAATGGGCATATACTATCCCAAATTCCAACCACCTACATAAAATGATAGCAATTTGACCTTGGAAGGGTAAAATGCCAGCTATGAAGGGACAGCTATATATAAGATATCATTCAAGAAGGGACAGCTATATATAAGATATCATTCAAGAAGGGACAGCTATATATAAGATATCATTCAAGAAGGGACAGCTATATATAACATATCATTCAAGAAGGGACAGCTATATATAACATATCATTCAAGAAGGGACAGCTATATATAACATATGATTCAAGAAGGGACAGCTATATATAACATATGATTCAAGAAGGGACAGCTATATATAACATATGATTCAAGAAGGGACAGCTATATATAACATCATTCAAGAAGGGACAGCTATATATAACATATCATTCAAGAAGGGACAGCTATATATAACATATCATTCAAGAAGGGACAGCTATATATAAGATATCATTCAAGAAGGGACAGCTATATATAACATATCATTCAAGAAGGGACAGCTATATATAAGATATCATTCAAGAAGGGACAGCTATATATAACATATCATTCAGCTATATATAAGATATCATTCAAGAAGGGACAGCTATATATAACATATCATTCAAGAAGGGACAGCTATATATAAGATATCATTCAAGAAGGGACAGCTATATATAACATATCATTCAAGAAGGGACAGCTATATATAAGATATCATTCAAGAAGGGACAGCTATATATAACATATCATTCAAGAAGGGACAGCTATATATAAGATATCATTCAAGAAGGGACAGCTATATATAAGATATCATTCAAGAAGGGACAGCTATATATAAGATATCATTCAAGAAGGGACAGCTATATATAAGATATCATTCAAGAAGGGACAGCTATATATAACATATCATTCAAAGCCTATTTCCTATCACTAAGAGTAGACAAAGTGCAAGTAGCTACGGAGCTCAAAAGAAAAGAACCTATGAATTAAGAATGAATCCAAACCCTCTGTCAACTAAAAATTTCGTAAACGAAATTCAAGGAAGCATTAATAATTATAGAAACAAAGTAAACAAAGGCCAGGAAATAAAGAGCCAATACATTATTCGGCCTAAAGGCAACCGTGATAAACATGCATGTTGAGGAtctgaaagcaaaaacaaaagtgCACACACAACTCAAACTGATCAGACTAGCTGAGTCGGTCAACTGGTGGAGGCTAGTGAAACCCATGTAAAGGAGcagaaacacaggaaacagtgttgTAGTTGCCCAACTAACATTTTACGTTTGGAAACTTTCTAACGTAATCTGTTTGTCGAAGAGATCAAGCACAATGTTAAACTAACACAGAAGGGCAACCAGAACATgaaactcatcataaagtagctagATTATTTCTCCCAGGACCAGACTCTCCCTGTCTAATTACATGAAGAGTACACAACAACGTGGTACTTCACTCTCGGAAACCAGAACAGTTATTCTAAGAGAAAACACCTAAACTACACTCAAAAGTTACATTTACAGCAATAGAACATGCCATCACAGAAGTCAACATGAACAAACAGCAGACACACTAATGAATCTCTGACAGAAGCCTACAGACCATCGGATAACGAGCTCCCAAACTATCCGGAATAGACACTGGCACACATACACCATCACCTAAATAGCCAACTGGCAGATGGGGCCAGTCAATACCAGTCACAAGACCCTAGATAGCCACAGATATTAACCAGACACTGTCAAATGAGTAGGGGGCCCTCAAGCTCAAGTTTTTATTAAAAATTTGGCTCTTACAATGATATCTACAATATACACAATTACATTAATTAACACACATTTAAAAAGGAgctaaaaatgtaaaatatgtacAGCACATTAACACAATAACTGGGCAGTTTATCATCTCCATTGCAGCTCTTGCCTTTaataccatattttttttaaactgtttttaaaaaTCTATTGATATATTGTCAGAGCAGGACAGGCAAATAGGACATCTTCAAAAATCTGTACACTATTATAACATAAGGTGCATattccctcctcccaaattacattcTGCCATGTATCCTTCACAATTTTTAACAGCAGACAATTTAGTCTACATAGCATTATGCATCTTCTCTCTTCATGTTACAAATTCCAGTTCAAATACACTCGAGGAACTGCTGCCTGACAGGACAGTTATCATTTTGAATCAAGGATTTGCTCTACATACCTCTATCTTTTTCCATGGAGCAAAATTTCATAGTATgttttaaataataatttgaacAAAGCTCTTATTCTGAATATCTGATTTAGtctaagaaaagtgctggagtGCAGTTAAAATATTAGTTAAAAATGATCCAGGTTCCGTGGTAGAGGCAAAACATTCCGAACCCACAAGACTCCTTAAGGACTTTTCTTTAGCATGCAAAAACAATATCATCATCACAAAATAGCAACCTTCAGGAACTGAGCATCTTGGTATGATGACAAGATAAAGACATTTTGACAAGACCCTTAGGAGTGAGGTCTAGCAAAAACAATATCGTCCACATAAAGGAGTGTGCCCAAAGGATAAGAGCCTAATTTTGGGGCATCACCAGCTACCTTACTCAACACATCCAACAAATCTGCCACATAAAGCTATAAAAGTAGGGGGGGCTAACAGGCATCCCTTTTTCTAGCCATTTTTGGTAGGGATTTTCCGAGTCATACCCTGCCTGCCTCCCAACATAAAGTGACACCAAGTTTTGGTCTGAAGGGAAATGTTATTTTCCGCCATCCATTCCAAGAGGttaactaatacatatttaaaaaaaacaatttcctggGGGGTCCAGAGTAATCTGCTTAGAATTGCTAGGAGTGTTTAAGGGGCCTTTTTATGTAGCAGCAGAATAACACCAAGAGCTCGGGACCACACCTGTGTGATAATAGCAGTGAAAGAGTGCCACTAGGTGGGAAGCCCATAGGTGCAGATCCAATTTTATAACAGTAATGGGTAATTGATCTAGGCCTCTTGTACCAGTGTTCCTGGCAGCCCTAAGATAATGCAACACCTCCTGTCTAGtcggaggagaaagagggggattTCTTCCATCTAGTATTGCACCTGGGGGCTCCATGCCATTGTTACTATCCTTCTGATTATCCAAGGCTTGTAGAGAAGGACCCACAGACCTAGAAATTATAAAGGGAACTTCAAGTCAAATGAAAATGAAACCAAAAGATTAGGCACAAAAAGCAGTAGAAGCCAGCTGCTGTGCACTGCAAAGGAATACCAGAGAACAAAACAGGGCGAaataaaagtgactccaagggtactCAGCAGGTAACCATGCCGGACTTCCTTTGTGACCACATTATTTCCTTGCATTTGGAGGTGCCTGGTTCCTGCAAAGTGCTGCTCTAATTAAGCGTTACTTTATGCCAAGGATTCAGCTTTTTAATGCTTTTATGATTAGGCTCATGCTTATTATAATTGGCTTTCCTTTCTCAGTACCTGTGACTGGCAGGGGAGCCTGTCCTGGAGAAGTCGCTGAGCTCCACTATGCTTTATGCTGAGGATGCATTCTAGCATCTTTTCACCTCATTCTAGCCATGCCTTCTGTGATGGTGGGCTTTTTAGGCAGTTACGCAGAGTGTTTGTGCAGTGGGTGCACCGAAAGTAAGTCCATCTGtgcctgggaccctgccagtccaCCATCATAAGTCACCTGGATTAGATACTCCAGGGACATCTTATTGTCATTAACAACTATAAGCCCTTGCAGCATTTTCCTGGACTTGTACCTTCTCACATCATCTGCAACTTAAACTATATAAACATTAGAAGTTCTAAAGTTATACCAATAACTTAAATTTAGAATTTACGCCCCATCTTCAAATTACTATACACCTCCGAACAGTCTTGTCACATCAATTGTCACACTACATTAACTACAACTCACaattctaccatgcactgtgttctcacaaatcatGTAATTTGAGACGTCattagtgttgttatgaatgctatcttTTCACATGGTATAATTGGTGTAATATAAAAGTGTATAACTAGTGCATGTAGAAGTGACGAGTTCTAgttaatgcagtgcagcaagtgatgTGACTAGACTGTGTGGGGAGGTGCACAACATATAGTAATTTGAGGGTGGCGTGTAACCACTATATCCAAGTTATAACTATAAGTTTAGAATGTCTAATGTTTGTTTAGGTTAAGTTGGGTTTGTAGAAAAAGAATAATGTTTTCCCAACTATAACATAGCTTTAATCTTTTTTctccattaaatatatatatatttttttaaatgaaaatatgttTCAAATAGTAGTCTTTCAGTTGAGTGTTGTTAAGCGGAGCGTTGTGGAGTATAATGGAGAACAGTGTCTAAGTGTAGTGTTGTAAAGTATCGTGTTATACAGAgcaatagagtgtagtagagtagagtggaatgacacagcgtacagttgagtaaagtgttatTGTATAGTGGAGTATAATAGAGCGGTGTGCTGTATAGTGGAGGGGTGAGTCATACAgtacagttgaacactgtacaaTGAAGTGACATCAACTGCAGTGCTGTGCAATCAAGTGGGATGTCATCAATAGAGTGACCTACAGTAGCACAGAATGGAATAGAGCATCGTAaaatatagtggcatagaatgcagttcaGTGGAGTAATGTTTTATagttcagtgttgtggagtggtccGCCCCATACAATAATATGGCAGAAAGTCTTGTACACTGTAGTGTCATACAggggagtgcaatagagtggtaTGTCATACAGTAGACTGTGGTACAATGATGTACAGTGGaagagagtgtcatacagtggagtggcgtgtcatacagAAGAGTGAAGCGGCATGTCCTACAGTATTCTACAGTGCAGTACAGCAATAGTGTAGAATGGatgggaatagagtgtcagagtggcacaAACTGTAGTAGTCTTATAGAGTGGAGCTGCATTAAGTAGAACAGGGTGTCTTACAGTGAAgcagcatacagtggcatagagtgaggaaAGTATCCAGTGGAGTAGACTGGACTGTAGGAGTGGTGTAACATAGGGTGGCGGGGGAGTACAATAGTGTGGATTTgcatgtgttagagtggagtgttgtaacagagtggagtaaagtgtcaaatTGGAGTGGCgtctcgtagagtggagtgctgtatcgCAGACTGTTGGAAAGTCTCGTAGAGCGTTGTACAGGTATAGTGTGGAGTACAGtgtagtagtgttgtagagtggacttgtACAGAATACAGtattgtggagtggcgtagagtagtgttgTATAGTGGCGCAGAATGGGGTAAGAGTCAAGTGGAGTGACGTAGCTTACAGTGGAATAAACAGTGGAGTAGCGTGTTGCCCAGTACAGTGCCacggagtggagcagagtgaagagGCATAGCATACGTGAGAAAGgtatcagagtggagtgtcatagactgaaGTAGTATGGCGTGTCACAGTGTGGGAagctgtcatagaatggagtggtagagtgtagtatagtgttgtggagtgagttagagtacagtagagttgcacagagtgttgtagagtagaaacGGCACACAGTGCCGTTGAGTGGAGGAATAGAGTAGTGTGATGTAAAAGTGAAGTAAACTGTAGTGGGGTTTCAGAGgtagttgctgtaggaggctggcctggtttgtagtgggtaccaaggggtacttacactctgcaccaggtccagttatcccttattagttatcccttataagtgtagaagaggtgttctagcagcttaggctgatagaaaaggtagcttagcagagcagcttaggctgaactaggggacatgcaaagctcccactataccactggtgtcatatgcacaatatcataagaaaacacaatacacagatatactaaaaataaaggtactttatttttatgacaatatgccaaaactatctcagtgagtaccctcagtatgaggatagcaaatatacacaagatttatgtacacaataccaaaaatatgcagtaatagcaatagaaagcaatgcaagcaatgtacagtcacaatagattgcaatgagagcacataggtataggggcaacacaaaccatatactccaaaagtggaatgcgaaccacgaatggaccccaaacctatgtgagcttgtagagggtcgctaatactgtaagaaaacagtgagggttagaaaaatagcccaccccaagaccctgaaaagtaggtgtaaagtgcacctaagttccccagagagcacagaagtcgtgataggggaattctgcaaggaagaccaacaccagcaatgcaacaacgatggatttccggacgagagtacctgtgaaacaaggggaccaagtccaagagtcgcgacaaagtcgagattgggcagatgcccatgaaatgccagctgagggtgcaaagaagctgccaccggatggtagaagctgtggattctgcaagaacgaagaggactaggaacttcccctttggaggatggatgtcccacatcgtgaagaagcttgcagaggtgttcccacgcagaaagaccgcaaacaagccttgctagctgcaaggttcgcggttagggtttttggatgctgctgtgacccaggagggaccaggatgtcgccaattgcgtgaggagacagagggggcgcccagcaagataaggagccctctcagaaggaggcagcaaccgcagaagtgccggaacaggcactacgaagaagagtgaaccggagctcacccgaagtcacaaaagaagatcccacgacgccggaggacaactcaggaggttgtgcactgcaggatagagtgtaggggacccaggcttggctgtgcacaaaggaaatcctggaagagtgcacaggagccggagcagctgcaaatcacgcggtacccagcaatgcagtctagcatggtgaggca includes these proteins:
- the SH3BGRL2 gene encoding SH3 domain-binding glutamic acid-rich-like protein 2 isoform X2 → MGIRVFVASSSSSVLIKKRQQELVRFLEGNKIEFEEVDITMSEDQRQWMYRNIPQEFRPAQGNPLPPQIFNDDRYCGDYDSFFESKESNTVFSFLGLKPRPGTKTAEL
- the SH3BGRL2 gene encoding SH3 domain-binding glutamic acid-rich-like protein 2 isoform X1, which produces MGIRVFVASSSSSVLIKKRQQELVRFLEGNKIEFEEVDITMSEDQRQWMYRNIPQEFRPAQGNPLPPQIFNDDRYCGDYDSFFESKESNTVFSFLGLKPRPGTKQTAEL